tttGTGCCTTAGAAACTTCATCAGGGGCCATGTTAGGGCAAAACTTAGCATACTCATTAAACTTTTGGGCATATTCCTTAACACTCATAAACTTCCCTTGGTTCAACCTATTGAATTCACTGCATTTTTGTCTCCTAATATGTTCAGGGAAGAATCGACCTCTAATAGAAACCTTAAAAGAATCCCAGTCAAAGTTTGGATGGTTACTAATGGTTTGTCCCTCAGTTTCCCACCATGTGTCAGCATCCTCACGTAGGTAAAACGTAGCTTGATTAACCTTTTGGGCCTCAGGTGTTCCATTTGCAGTAAAGATTTTCTCCATGTCACGTAACCAATTCTCTAATAGCATAGGGTCCTCTTTTCCAACAAAGGTAGGGGGTTTTAAAGTGGCAATCTTCTTAGCCATGATAGCTTGGAGGTCATCAtgtccattgttcatattgTTAGCTTGGTTTTGCACTAATAGTCCTATGTTTTGAGACAACTGCTCAAGTACCCTCACTCTAGCTGCTAATTGTTCAGGTGTTTCGGCCATGTTATTTGCTTGTTGACGCCTGCGAGATCGAGTGTAAACGTTCGGGTATTGCATAGGCTTCCTATATGTGAAACTAAGCGTTTACTACTAACGTTTCCATCATGTTCATACACACTTATTCTCAATATTCAAGATTGAAAGAAAGGACAAGGAAACAATTTGCAcacacaacaaaaaaaagactcatgaaaatattcattaatataaatttttaaataataatccaatgacaatgaataaaatcaacattgttcaaaaataaaggCAACTAGCGAAATAATCTAAAGCTAACAGATTCCATCCTATTCTATTTTTCTAGTtaacaagtaatcatcaaagtcaCTTTCGAACTGGCTCTTCCTCAAAATCCTCCTCGGGATCCTCCTCAGGATCTTCTACATAGTCTTCCTTAGGTTCATAGTTTTCTTTTATCTTCAGATTGAATAAGTATAGGTATGGTATCGGTGTTATCATCTTCCCCGTCACTCTCATCCTCGTAGTCATAGGAGCTCCCAGATACATTATAAATCCACTTCGCCTTAGCATCGATCATCCTCTTTGCTAAATATTCTAGAGTAAGGAACCATTTCTCATTTTCATCCGCATACCTTTCCCAATTGGGTCTCCCGTTTTTAATTATG
This Amaranthus tricolor cultivar Red isolate AtriRed21 chromosome 13, ASM2621246v1, whole genome shotgun sequence DNA region includes the following protein-coding sequences:
- the LOC130798842 gene encoding uncharacterized protein LOC130798842, encoding MQYPNVYTRSRRRQQANNMAETPEQLAARVRVLEQLSQNIGLLVQNQANNMNNGHDDLQAIMAKKIATLKPPTFVGKEDPMLLENWLRDMEKIFTANGTPEAQKVNQATFYLREDADTWWETEGQTISNHPNFDWDSFKVSIRGRFFPEHIRRQKCSEFNRLNQGKFMSVKEYAQKFNEYAKFCPNMAPDEVSKAQKFEDGLAFRIQTRLGGSTSSTLAEAYSKACNMERILQREEDVLERNKRKDQSNADSQSNDKRPRFGNNWGNGRNNHHGGGHNDRNY